The Vitis vinifera cultivar Pinot Noir 40024 chromosome 16, ASM3070453v1 DNA segment AAATTAAATGGAATacttaaatttgaaagagagaAGATAACCATATACATGTGTGTATATACATGGTGAAAGGACATTCTTACAGAGAGAAAATCTATTAGTAAAAGAGCATAAATAATTGACTGAAAATGTAACACCACAGTAATCCTCCTTCCTAGAATTCTTCTCTATAAATTTTCAGGCTAATCTCCTCTCAATATTTGTATCGCCCTTTCCACTTTCTTTCCTATCCCTGAGATTTCTGTTCTTGGCAAAAGTCACAACTTCCTTCCATAAAAATGGATCGAtctctctctttatttttgttcttgtttCTGACCTTGTTTGTGGAGATGAGAGGGGGCCGAGGTGAGTGCCCGACATCAAATCGTTGTGGCGACCAGGGTCCACTCATCCAGTTCCCTTTCCGTCTAAAAGGCCAGCCACACCACTGTGGATACCCGGGATTTGTTTTATCTTGCACTGAGAATAATCAGATCATGCTGGAGCTGCCAGATTCGGTAAAGCTCTTGGTGAAGAATATAATCTACAAATCCAGGGAAATCATTGTCCAGAACCCGGATAATTGCCTTGAGAGACAGCTTCGAAACCTTAGTTTAGCTTCGTCCCCCTTCCAGTTCAAATTTGAGGGGGACGTCACCTTCTTCAATTGTTCCTTACTTAAAACGGCAGAATCATTTGCTGCTCACTTCATCCCTTGCCTTTCTATCCCTGGTAACCCAGTTTATGCCGTTGACTCCTTCTATCCTCTCCAAAATATGGACCTATCGTCTTGCCGCAGGCTTTACAACGCTTCAGTTGGATATCATGTCTTTACGGATTATACATTCAATGGAAGTGCGTTTTCTTTGAAGTGGCCGAAATCAATATGTGGAAGCTGCCTACGAGCAGGACACATATGCAGACTGAAGAAGAGTAATAGCAGGGAACCAGAAACTGAATGTATTAAAGGTACTTTATGTATCTCAATTCCCTATTCATCttcttttcatctttcattCCCGCCTCATATCCTCTACAATGATCCAATAAACAAATACTccattttggaattaaaaagcCATTGCAAAGGATATGAGCTGATAAATTCTACTGATCGAGTTTCTAAGCTATGGAAAGTAGAACTAAAATCTTGGATggaatttactttttattgggATTCTGAAAGtctgaaagataaaaaataaaaataaaaataaaaaataaaaaaagaaaaaaaaagatcaatttGATTACAACCAATCAAAGTACTATATGTTTACTTACTATTTACATGAGGATTTTTTTAAAGTGCTAATCATTTTGCATCTTtcaccaaaatatttttgtcttattaggtcataatttgaaataataattaattagtgaaaataattttatacattttaaaattattgtttattttggagttaattttttgaaaaattaaagaaatataacaaCAATGTTAAAAGTTCTTTTGTAATGGATTCTTTTCTAACTACTTATGacaagtacttttttttttttgtttctccataCTGTTCCAACAATGTGAATGTAAAAATGCAAAGTAATATAATTGATATTCAACTATTCATTTTGGATTTTGGAGATGTTTAAggaactaaaagaaaattactaaagattgtttaaaatagattattttctcatttattgttTCATATCCAAGTAGAGAATACTAACCTCCTTGGTAATCCATCTTTGTTGCAACTCCCAATAATTACAATTgtgtaaaaattttcataaatatcattttcctaATTTTAATGGGTATCCACATGCATGGATACCTTTGCCCTCTTATCTAACATGAGAAGTTATATGTTAATGGTCAATCAAATTGCCAAGTGTCATAGAATTCACCAATTGGAATCTCACTATATATAATGTCATAGGATAAGAGTAGAGATTTGTTTGAgatagagttttatttttattttagttttttttataaaataaggtgAATTAGTGTTGAGGGCTTCATTACGACAGTAAGTTATCATGAAATAGAATAGTTTAACTAAGATACATAATAGATATTAGAAGGGTAAGTTTTAATCTCCACTACAAGTTAGAATGGAGTTACCAGTAGAATTGGTACTCAACATGTAGAGTATAAGAAAGAGACCCAAAAGATAGGGTTGAAGcctagaataaaattaaattaaaatcatatcatatgcatGTAATTTAGCATGATTTTGTTAATTCCAAGAGCACAAcaagataattattattattatttaaatattttacaggTGTATCAAAGCAAGCAATGGTAACaggtaatattttatttatgcatttttattatagaaataaGGATTCTTAACTTGGTTAttctatctatttatttaaataaaaaaagtttaagttttcttctttttatgtttGCAGGCACAATCTTTGGTTTCTTTCTACTTGTGTTAGTAATTGCTATGTTTTATCGTCTCTATAGCTCAGATAAATTAGAAAGAGAGAATGGAATAAAGGTTAAAAGGTTTCTGGAAGACTATGAAGCTCTCAAGCCCTCAAGATACTCCTATGCTGATATTAAAAGGATTACAAATCAATTCAAAGATAAATTAGGCCAAGAAGGTTATGGAACCGTGTACAAGGGAAAGCTTTCACATGAAGTTTTTGTTGCAGTAAAAATCCTTAATAATTCTCAAGGAAATGGAGAAGAGTTCATTAATGAAGTGGCAACGATGGGTACAATCCACCATGTTAATATAGTTCGCTTAGTCGGATTTTGTGCTGATGGATTTAAACGAGCTCTAATTTATGAGTACTTACCAAATGAGTCATTAGAGAAGTTCATATTTTCAAGAGATGTTAAGAACTATTCACTCAGTTGgaagaaacttcaagaaattgcTATAGGTATAGCGAAAGGAATTGAGTATCTTCATCAAGGTTGTGATCAAAGAATCctccattttgatatcaaacctCATAATATTTTGCTTGATCACAACTTTAATCCAAAGATTTCTGACTTTGGTTTAGCCAAATTGTGCTCCAAGGAACAAAGTGCGGTCTCTATGACCGTTGCAAGGGGAACAATAGGCTACATTGCTCCAGAAGTGTTGTCTAGGAATTTTGGGAATGTGTCTTATAAGTcagatgtttatagttttggaatgttgttaCTTGAAATGGTTGGAGGGAGGAAGAACATTGATGTTAGTGTGGAGAGTACTAGCCAAGTATACTTCCCAGAATGGATTTATAATCATTTGGATATAGGGGAAGAATTGTATATTCGGATTGAAGAAAAAGGAGATGTTGAGATTGCAAATAAATTAGCAATTGTGGGACTCTCATGTATTCAATGGTTTCCAATGGATCGTCCTTCCATGAAAATTGTGGTTCAAATGTTGGAAGGAAGAGGCAAGTTAACCATGCCTCCTAATCCTTTTGCTTCAACAACTCCAACAAAGACAAACTTGAGCAAACCAGGAAGTGTTTTTCAACAAGAGTTAGCAATCATTTCAGAAATAGAGTAAAATAATTGCTTCAAATTATTATGAAtatgtaattttataaaaattcatattgtagttgttcatcattgtagcatttctatttatatttctGTTAATTGAACAAATGATTGTACACAATGATTATACCAGTGGCTCAATTGATGTTAGATTCTAGAAGTTCTTGTTCCCATGTAATGTATTTATCATGTATGATATTTTAATGAATATGTCCAAGAATATTCTCACAATCCAAATTATAGTTTAGCTACACACAACTCTAGAGATCACCTTTCAATCAAGAATAACTAATGTCCATCACATTCAAGATAGATAGTATTGCACGAAATAGCAATAGAATAGATCTAGGAAACTTGAAAATAAGTCTCATCCACTATGTCTATATGGagtttcttttgcttttttttttttttcctttttgccttTATCACTTTTTTATTGGATTGAGAAGTAAGACGAATAAGTTATGTAATGACTAAATAAAGTTGCTCCTTGAGCTAGATTATATTACCCAATAACTTGATAAAGTATATAATCTTTTGCTTTGCACTAAGAAGCAagagttttcaaacaaaaatttggcCTTTAATTTATGactacaatttaaaaaaattaagcttaatTCTCTACCATCATTTCCCTACAAAGCAAGTGGCTTTACCTTTAGAAAGGTCTCATATGGATGCATTATCAAAGACAAAGTtcataatattgaaatttgGGGATGGTTGATCATCTCCTTACCTCTATCACAGTTCTA contains these protein-coding regions:
- the LOC100853347 gene encoding rust resistance kinase Lr10-like isoform X2 is translated as MDRSLSLFLFLFLTLFVEMRGGRGECPTSNRCGDQGPLIQFPFRLKGQPHHCGYPGFVLSCTENNQIMLELPDSVKLLVKNIIYKSREIIVQNPDNCLERQLRNLSLASSPFQFKFEGDVTFFNCSLLKTAESFAAHFIPCLSIPGNPVYAVDSFYPLQNMDLSSCRRLYNASVGYHVFTDYTFNGSAFSLKWPKSICGSCLRAGHICRLKKSNSREPETECIKGVSKQAMVTGTIFGFFLLVLVIAMFYRLYSSDKLERENGIKVKRFLEDYEALKPSRYSYADIKRITNQFKDKLGQEGYGTVYKGKLSHEVFVAVKILNNSQGNGEEFINEVATMGTIHHVNIVRLVGFCADGFKRALIYEYLPNESLEKFIFSRDVKNYSLSWKKLQEIAIGIAKGIEYLHQGCDQRILHFDIKPHNILLDHNFNPKISDFGLAKLCSKEQSAVSMTVARGTIGYIAPEVLSRNFGNVSYKSDVYSFGMLLLEMVGGRKNIDVSVESTSQVYFPEWIYNHLDIGEELYIRIEEKGDVEIANKLAIVGLSCIQWFPMDRPSMKIVVQMLEGRGKLTMPPNPFASTTPTKTNLSKPGSVFQQELAIISEIE